In Streptomyces paludis, the genomic stretch CGGACAAGGCACCCCGCCCCGCTACCGCGTACGCGCGATCAGGTAGCGGAAGACGTTCGGCATCCAGACCGTGCCGTCGCGGCGCAGGTGTGGGTGGAGTGCCTCGCCGATTTCCTTCTCCACCTGCCGACGGTCCGTCGCCCCGATCGCTCCGTCGAAGACGCCCGTCGACAGCAGTCCCCGGACCGCGCTGTCCTGGTCCGCGTAGCCGAAGGGGCAGGCGACCCGGCCCGAGCCGTCCGGTTCGAGGCCGGCGCGGGCGGCGACGTCCTCCAGGTCGTCGCGGTGCGCCGGGTGCCAGCCGTCCTTGCGGAGGCGGTCGGTGAGGCGGCCCGCGACCCGGAGCACCGCGTCCGTGGCGCAGCGTTCGGGTGGGCCCCAGCCGGCCAGGACCACCGGGGTGCCGCGGCCGGCCAGCGGGATGGCCGTGCGGAGGGCCGGGGTCAGCCCCGAGGCGTCCCGCGCCGCCGAGCCGATCGGCTGGAAGGCGGTGATCAGGTCGTACGGGGAACGGCCGGGCTCCTCCGCGGCGTCGGCCAGCGCGGCGTCGGCGATCCGGTCGGCGGGCAGCAGGGTGCCGGGGCCGTGCTCCCGGGCCGCGCCCAGCCGCTCGCGGGCCAGCGCGAGCCGTTCCGTGTCGGAGTCGACGCCGGTCACCCGGGCGCCGCGGGTGGCGGCGAGCACCAGGGCGAGCCCGGAGCCGCAGCCGAGGCCGAGCACCCGGGTCCCGGCGCGGACCTCCAGGCGTTCATACACCGCTTCGTAGAGCGGCACCAGCATCCGTTCCTGGATCTCGGCCCAGTCACGCGCGCGCGTGACCGGGCCGTCGTCGCGCTGGATGAGCGTAGGTGTCATGGATAGCGCCCCAATCCGCCGAGAGGTCCGTGGTGTCCTGCTGGACAGCCCCCCGTGTATCCGCGCGCTCACATCCCCCGAATGCCAGGGAACTCCCCATCCGGGCCCGCGTCCAGTGGGTGACGGGCCATGTCGGGCGGGTGGGGCCGGTGGCCGGAGGGCGGGCCGCGGGGGGCTGTACGGGGCCCGGCGAGCGGTTCCGGCCATCTCCGGGAGCCGTCCCCGACTCCGGTGTACGGGAAGTGCCGAGGCCGGGCGGCCGGGCCGGGCTCCGGCGCGGTGCGGCGGCGGGCGGATTAGGCCATACGGGTGTGGATCGGCGTGGTGGCGGGCCGGTCCGGAAGCGTCGCGCCGATGTCCGGGGCGGTGCGGGAATTGGATTGTGCCCCCGGTACTGTCACCGTCGGGGACCGTGCCCGCCGGTGGTGGTGCCGCCCGGCCGGTGACCGGCGCGAAGGGCGCGGGGAGCCCGTAGACGTAGATCGTCTACGCGTGGCTGCGTACCCGGCGCTACGTACCGGCTTGCGATGGGCTGCGAGGCTTTCTCCGCAGATCGACGCACCCGCCCTCGTCAGGACGCATCAAGGGCAACTGACGGGTACGTGCAAATTATTTGGGATGCCCCGTAATGGAACCCGGGAGGGTTCCGGCTCGTTGTTCACGACGTGAGCACGACACCACCTGTTCTCGCCGCAGAGCTGGCACAGGCGTGGGCCGATATTCAGCGGTCCCACCCCGAGCTGCCGGATCTTGCCGCGCCAGAGTCCCTGATCGGAGAGTCGTCGTCCGCCTGTGGCGCCGAGCTCTCCTTCGAACGACTGCTTCACGAAGCGGTCCACGGCATCGCCGCGGCCAGAGGTGTCCGGGACACCTCGCGCGCGGGCCGCTACCACAACCGCCGATTCCTGGCGATCGCCGAGGAGATGGGCCTCGACCATCCCGATGAACCGCATGCGAGCAGCGGTTTCTCCCTGGTCGCGCTCAGCCCCGAGGCCAAGCGCCGGTATCGCCCGACCATCGAGCGACTCCAGCGCGCCCTCAAGGCGCACACGGTCGCGACAGCGGCCGACACCAAGCGCAGCTTCCGGGGGCCGGCCGCCCGGCACGGCTCCTCCGGGGGCGGTGTCCGCGTCAAGGCGGTCTGCGACTGCGGCCGGAACGTACGGGTCGTCCCGTCCGTCCTCGCCCAGGCGCCGATCGTCTGCGGGGGCTGCGGCAAGCCCTTCCGTATCCCGGAAACGGTCGCCGCCGCGAGCTGAGCCCGTCCCGCGGGTCCTGCCGCACCCCGGGCCGGTCAGGTCCCGGTCAGGGGTGTGGCAGAATGGCCAGCCGTACTCGACAGTCGCACAGGACCCCTCTCTCCTCCGGCTGACGCGTCCATCGGGCGGATCGGGTACCGCAACCCCACGCGGCTCCCGCAATGCCCAACCACGTCAAGACCAGGAGACACCACTCCAGTGGCAGTCAAGATCAAGCTGAAGCGTCTGGGCAAGATCCGTTCGCCTCACTACCGCATCATCGTCGCCGACTCCCGGACCCGCCGCGACGGCCGGGCCATCGAGGAGATCGGTCTGTACCACCCGGTGCAGAACCCCTCGCGCATCGAGGTCGACTCGGACCGCGCGCGCTACTGGCTCTCCGTCGGCGCCCAGCCGACCGAGCCGGTTCTCGCGATCCTGAAGCTCACCGGTGACTGGCAGGCGCACAAGGGCCTCCCGGCCCCCGCGCCGCTGCTTCAGCCGGAGCCGAAGGCCGACAAGCGGGCGCTCTTCGAGGCGCTCACGAAGGACGGCGACGAGCCGAAGGGTGAGGCCATCACCCCGAAGGCCAAGAAGGCCGACAAGAAGGCGGACGAGGCCGAGTCCTCGGCGGCCCCCGAGTCGACGGTCTGAGCATGCTCGAGGAGGCTCTTGAGCACCTCGTGAAGGGCATCGTCGACAATCCGGACGAAGTGCAGGTCGCCTCGCGCAACCTGCGGCGCGGCCGGGTGCTGGAGGTCCGGGTCCACCCCGACGACCTCGGCAAGGTGATCGGCCGCAACGGCCGCACCGCACGTGCTCTGCGGACCGTTGTGGGCGCCATCGGCGGCCGCGGCATCCGCGTCGACCTCATCGACGTGGACCAGGTCCGCTGACACCGCAGAACACCGGCACGGGCCGGGGA encodes the following:
- a CDS encoding methyltransferase domain-containing protein; amino-acid sequence: MTPTLIQRDDGPVTRARDWAEIQERMLVPLYEAVYERLEVRAGTRVLGLGCGSGLALVLAATRGARVTGVDSDTERLALARERLGAAREHGPGTLLPADRIADAALADAAEEPGRSPYDLITAFQPIGSAARDASGLTPALRTAIPLAGRGTPVVLAGWGPPERCATDAVLRVAGRLTDRLRKDGWHPAHRDDLEDVAARAGLEPDGSGRVACPFGYADQDSAVRGLLSTGVFDGAIGATDRRQVEKEIGEALHPHLRRDGTVWMPNVFRYLIARTR
- the rpsP gene encoding 30S ribosomal protein S16 — its product is MAVKIKLKRLGKIRSPHYRIIVADSRTRRDGRAIEEIGLYHPVQNPSRIEVDSDRARYWLSVGAQPTEPVLAILKLTGDWQAHKGLPAPAPLLQPEPKADKRALFEALTKDGDEPKGEAITPKAKKADKKADEAESSAAPESTV
- a CDS encoding RNA-binding protein → MLEEALEHLVKGIVDNPDEVQVASRNLRRGRVLEVRVHPDDLGKVIGRNGRTARALRTVVGAIGGRGIRVDLIDVDQVR